One Peribacillus simplex NBRC 15720 = DSM 1321 genomic region harbors:
- a CDS encoding catalase yields the protein MAFINRGGIFLSDKSKKPNDESKETLTNRQGHPVTNNQSLRTVGNRGPSTLENYDFLEKISHFDRERIPERVVHARGAGAHGYFVPTGKAGDEPTSKYTRAKVFQEEGKKTPVFVRFSSVIHGGTSPETLRDPRGFAVKFYTEDGNWDLVGNNLKIFFIRDAMKFPDLIHAFKPDPVTNIQDGRRIFDFCSSSPETFHMVTFVFSPWGIPANYRMMQGSGVNTYKWVNEEGKAVLVKYHWEPKQGIKNLTQQEANEIQATNFNHATQDLYEAIERGDYPEWDLNVQIMSDDDHPELDFDPLDDTKIWPKDEFPWLHVGTMVLNKNPEDYFTEVEQAAFGTGVLVDGLDFSDDKMLQGRTFSYSDTQRHRVGANYLQLPINAPKKPTATNQTGGQMQYEVGRGSQSPHINYEPSTVGGLKEAKQTGKEYTPMVEGKLVRETIDRQNNTKQAGETFREFEDWEKDDLISNLVAALAPADKRIQEKMIALAEEADEEYGRRLKEGLATASEHTDSSKPLGGTDNPEDAVKKGHEADPY from the coding sequence ATGGCTTTTATTAACAGAGGAGGGATTTTTTTGTCCGATAAATCCAAAAAACCAAATGATGAATCGAAAGAAACATTAACGAACAGGCAAGGGCACCCGGTAACGAATAACCAGAGTCTTAGAACTGTAGGGAACAGAGGACCTAGTACACTTGAGAACTATGATTTTCTGGAAAAGATCAGCCACTTCGATAGGGAGCGTATCCCTGAACGGGTTGTGCATGCCCGTGGTGCAGGTGCACATGGTTATTTCGTTCCGACCGGTAAAGCGGGGGACGAGCCGACTTCAAAATATACGAGAGCGAAGGTTTTTCAGGAAGAAGGTAAAAAAACCCCGGTATTCGTGAGATTTTCATCCGTTATTCATGGAGGGACGTCCCCGGAAACGTTACGTGATCCCAGGGGATTTGCCGTCAAATTTTATACGGAAGATGGAAACTGGGATCTTGTAGGAAATAACCTGAAAATTTTCTTTATCCGAGATGCCATGAAATTCCCGGATTTGATTCATGCCTTCAAACCGGATCCGGTCACGAATATTCAGGACGGCAGGAGGATTTTCGATTTTTGCTCGAGTTCGCCTGAAACATTCCATATGGTTACCTTTGTGTTTTCCCCATGGGGCATTCCAGCTAACTACCGCATGATGCAAGGATCAGGGGTCAATACTTATAAATGGGTGAATGAGGAAGGGAAAGCCGTGCTTGTCAAGTATCACTGGGAACCGAAACAAGGGATCAAGAACCTGACACAGCAAGAGGCAAATGAAATTCAAGCTACGAATTTCAATCATGCCACACAGGATCTATATGAAGCGATTGAACGCGGGGACTATCCTGAATGGGATCTCAACGTACAGATCATGAGTGATGATGATCATCCTGAGTTGGATTTTGATCCGCTGGATGATACGAAGATCTGGCCGAAAGATGAGTTCCCATGGCTGCATGTCGGTACGATGGTATTGAATAAAAACCCTGAAGACTATTTCACTGAAGTCGAACAGGCTGCATTCGGCACGGGTGTCCTAGTGGATGGACTGGACTTTTCTGATGACAAGATGTTACAGGGACGTACATTCTCTTATTCCGATACACAACGTCACCGTGTTGGCGCGAATTATCTGCAATTGCCAATTAATGCTCCAAAGAAACCAACAGCCACGAATCAGACTGGCGGACAGATGCAATATGAAGTTGGCAGAGGCAGTCAAAGCCCGCACATCAACTACGAACCATCAACCGTCGGCGGCTTGAAAGAAGCCAAGCAGACGGGCAAGGAGTATACACCTATGGTGGAAGGGAAGCTTGTTCGTGAGACAATCGATCGCCAGAACAATACGAAACAGGCTGGTGAAACATTCCGTGAATTCGAGGATTGGGAAAAAGACGATTTAATTTCCAATTTAGTGGCGGCATTGGCTCCTGCCGACAAGCGCATTCAGGAAAAAATGATAGCACTTGCCGAAGAAGCCGATGAAGAGTATGGCCGCAGATTGAAAGAGGGACTGGCCACGGCTTCTGAACATACGGACTCTTCAAAACCTTTGGGTGGGACGGATAACCCTGAGGACGCCGTTAAAAAAGGACATGAAGCGGATCCATATTGA
- the uvrA gene encoding excinuclease ABC subunit UvrA — translation MAMDKIVIKGARANNLKNIDITIPRDKLVVLTGLSGSGKSSLAFDTIYAEGQRRYVESLSAYARQFLGQVDKPDVDAIEGLSPAISIDQKTTSRNPRSTVGTVTEIYDYLRLLFARVGRPTCPIHNIEITSQTIEQMVDRILDYPERTKLQVLAPLVSGRKGTHAKVLEEVKKQGYVRIRVNGEMHDLSEEITLEKNKKHSIEVIIDRIVIKEGIMARLADSLESALQLGEGKVIIDVMGEEELLFSEHHACPYCGFSIEELEPRMFSFNSPFGACPDCDGLGARLEVDRDLVIPNQDLSLRQHAIAPWEPTSSQYYPQLLEAVANHYGIDMDVPVKDLPEEKMDKVLLGSGKDKIYFRYKNDFGRVQEGYIPFEGVLRNIERRFKETSSDYIREQMQKYMSEHHCPTCKGHRLKKESLSVLIQGVHISETTALSVEDALVFFDELDLTEKEAAIAKLILREIRERLGFLANVGLEYLTLSRAAGTLSGGEAQRIRLATQIGSRLTGVLYILDEPSIGLHQRDNDRLIETLKNMREIGNTLIVVEHDEDTMIAADYLIDVGPGAGAHGGEIVAAGTPEEVMNNPKSLTGQYLAGKKFIPLPLERRKNDGRVIEIKGAKENNLKNVNVKFPLGVFTAVTGVSGSGKSTLVNEILHKSLAQKLNRAKARPGDFREIKGIEHLDKVIDIDQSPIGRTPRSNPATYTGVFDDVRDVFASTNEAKIRGYKKGRFSFNVKGGRCEACRGDGIIKIEMHFLPDVYVPCEICHGKRYNRETLEVKYKGKNISDILDMTVEEGVSFFENIPKIKRKLQTIFDVGLGYIKLGQPATTLSGGEAQRVKLASELHRRSTGRSFYILDEPTTGLHVHDIARLLQVLQRLVDNGDTVLVIEHNLDVIKTADHIIDLGPEGGDKGGTIVTYGTPEKICEVSESYTGKYLKPVLTRDQIRMENWIEEKETEHEHA, via the coding sequence ATGGCAATGGATAAAATTGTGATAAAAGGTGCCAGGGCCAACAATTTAAAGAATATTGATATCACGATACCGAGAGACAAACTTGTTGTGCTGACCGGATTATCGGGATCTGGAAAGTCTTCCTTGGCTTTTGATACGATTTATGCAGAAGGGCAAAGACGTTATGTAGAATCACTTTCCGCTTATGCCCGTCAATTCTTAGGCCAAGTGGATAAACCGGATGTCGATGCGATTGAAGGTTTGTCACCAGCCATTTCCATAGACCAGAAAACGACCAGTCGAAATCCTCGTTCAACCGTAGGGACTGTTACGGAGATCTATGATTATTTAAGGCTGTTATTTGCACGGGTCGGAAGACCGACCTGTCCGATCCATAATATTGAAATCACCTCACAAACGATTGAGCAAATGGTGGACCGCATTCTTGATTACCCTGAGCGAACCAAGCTTCAGGTATTGGCACCGCTTGTCTCAGGCAGAAAAGGGACACATGCAAAAGTTTTGGAGGAAGTTAAGAAACAAGGATATGTCCGCATTCGTGTGAACGGGGAAATGCATGATCTCAGTGAGGAGATCACTCTCGAAAAAAATAAAAAACATTCGATTGAAGTCATCATAGACCGGATCGTCATTAAAGAGGGTATCATGGCTAGGCTTGCAGATTCATTGGAAAGTGCTTTGCAGCTTGGCGAAGGCAAAGTCATCATTGACGTCATGGGTGAGGAAGAGCTGCTGTTCAGTGAACATCATGCTTGTCCATACTGCGGATTTTCTATTGAAGAGTTAGAGCCGAGAATGTTTTCCTTCAATAGCCCGTTTGGGGCCTGCCCTGATTGTGATGGCTTGGGGGCGAGGCTTGAGGTGGACCGTGATCTGGTCATCCCGAATCAGGATTTAAGCCTCCGTCAACATGCGATTGCGCCATGGGAGCCGACGAGTTCTCAATATTACCCGCAGCTCCTTGAAGCGGTAGCCAACCATTATGGGATAGATATGGATGTGCCCGTTAAAGATTTACCGGAAGAGAAAATGGATAAGGTCTTGCTTGGTTCAGGTAAAGATAAGATATATTTCCGTTATAAAAACGATTTTGGAAGAGTGCAAGAAGGATATATTCCTTTTGAAGGTGTTTTAAGAAACATCGAAAGGCGCTTCAAGGAGACGAGTTCAGACTATATTCGTGAGCAAATGCAGAAATATATGTCAGAACATCACTGTCCAACCTGTAAGGGTCATCGATTGAAAAAAGAGAGTCTTTCCGTGCTCATTCAAGGGGTCCATATAAGTGAAACGACAGCTTTATCAGTGGAAGATGCGTTAGTATTTTTCGATGAGCTTGATTTGACTGAAAAGGAAGCTGCAATTGCGAAATTGATTTTACGTGAAATTCGTGAGCGGCTTGGTTTCCTGGCTAATGTAGGTTTGGAATATTTGACGTTGAGCAGGGCAGCGGGAACATTATCAGGCGGTGAAGCGCAGCGAATACGATTGGCGACGCAGATCGGTTCCCGATTGACGGGAGTCCTCTATATCTTGGATGAACCTTCAATAGGGCTGCATCAGAGGGATAACGATCGATTAATCGAAACATTGAAGAATATGCGCGAAATCGGGAACACCCTGATTGTTGTCGAGCACGATGAAGATACGATGATTGCTGCGGATTATTTGATCGATGTTGGTCCTGGAGCAGGAGCACATGGAGGAGAAATCGTGGCCGCTGGTACTCCGGAAGAGGTCATGAATAATCCTAAATCCTTAACGGGCCAATATTTAGCAGGGAAGAAATTCATTCCATTGCCATTGGAACGCCGGAAAAATGATGGTCGTGTAATTGAGATAAAAGGTGCCAAGGAAAATAATTTGAAAAACGTTAATGTGAAATTCCCACTTGGGGTCTTTACAGCCGTTACAGGAGTCTCTGGATCAGGGAAAAGTACATTAGTGAATGAGATCCTCCATAAATCATTGGCTCAAAAGCTGAATCGGGCAAAAGCCAGACCAGGCGATTTCCGTGAGATCAAGGGTATTGAGCATTTAGATAAAGTCATTGATATTGACCAATCACCGATCGGCAGAACCCCACGGTCGAATCCAGCTACCTATACGGGTGTATTCGATGATGTTCGTGACGTGTTTGCCTCGACTAATGAAGCGAAAATCCGCGGTTATAAAAAAGGAAGGTTCAGTTTCAATGTGAAGGGCGGCCGCTGTGAAGCATGCCGTGGTGATGGCATTATCAAGATTGAAATGCATTTTCTCCCTGATGTCTATGTCCCGTGTGAAATCTGTCATGGGAAACGTTATAACCGTGAAACTCTTGAAGTGAAATATAAAGGGAAAAACATTTCCGACATTCTCGATATGACAGTTGAGGAAGGCGTTAGTTTCTTTGAAAATATCCCAAAAATCAAACGGAAGCTACAAACGATTTTTGACGTTGGTTTGGGTTATATCAAGCTTGGACAGCCTGCTACCACTTTATCAGGCGGTGAAGCACAAAGGGTGAAACTTGCTTCTGAATTGCATCGTCGTTCCACTGGGCGCTCCTTTTATATCTTGGATGAACCAACAACCGGACTTCATGTCCACGATATAGCAAGGCTGCTCCAGGTTCTGCAGCGGCTGGTTGACAATGGGGATACAGTTTTGGTGATCGAGCATAATCTGGATGTCATCAAGACGGCGGACCATATTATTGACCTGGGACCGGAAGGCGGAGATAAGGGCGGTACGATCGTCACTTATGGAACACCTGAAAAAATATGTGAAGTTTCCGAATCGTATACGGGAAAATACTTAAAACCTGTACTTACCCGTGATCAAATTCGCATGGAAAATTGGATTGAAGAAAAAGAAACTGAGCATGAACATGCTTAA
- a CDS encoding CsbA family protein, whose amino-acid sequence MIKILSALFLPCLLVMLFSRVTYNNVVGLVLTVALITASAYKGYTHTNLLIIVDALSLTVGFWLSKRMMKRTSKSA is encoded by the coding sequence ATGATTAAAATTCTTTCTGCCCTTTTCCTTCCTTGTCTACTTGTCATGCTATTTTCAAGAGTCACCTATAACAATGTCGTAGGCCTTGTTTTAACTGTTGCCTTGATTACAGCTTCCGCATATAAAGGTTATACGCATACAAACTTATTGATCATCGTCGATGCCTTATCCCTGACAGTGGGATTTTGGTTATCAAAAAGAATGATGAAACGTACATCCAAGAGCGCCTGA
- the uvrB gene encoding excinuclease ABC subunit UvrB: MKDKFELVSKYSPQGDQPAAIEMLVEGIKEGKEMQTLLGATGTGKTFTVSNVIQRINKPTLVIAHNKTLAGQLYSEFKEFFPNNAVEYFVSYYDYYQPEAYVPSTDTFIEKDASINDEIDKLRHSATSSLFERKDVIIIASVSCIYGLGSPEEYREMVVSLRTGMEIERNALLHRLVDIQYERNDIAFQRGTFRVRGDVVEIFPASRDEHCVRVEFFGDEIDRIREVDALTGEITGEREHIAIFPASHFVTREEKMRIAIQNIETELEERLKELREDEKLLEAQRLEQRTRYDLEMMREMGFCSGIENYSRHLTLRPSGATPYTLIDYFPEDFLLVVDESHVTLSQIRGMFNGDQARKQVLVDHGFRLPSAKDNRPLRFEEFEKKVHQSIFVSATPGPYELEHTPEMVQQIIRPTGLLDPTVEVRPIEGQIDDLIGEIHERVKKNERVLITTLTKKMSEDLTDYLKEIGIKVQYLHSEVKTLERIEIIRELRMGKYDVLVGINLLREGLDIPEVSLVTILDADKEGFLRSERSLIQTMGRAARNSNGHVIMYADRITNSMELAINETSRRREIQGNYNKEHGIMPQTIQKDIRDSIRATHVAEESEEYKEDLAPSLAKLPKKERLKVMASMEKEMKEAAKALDFERAAELRDLLLELKAEG, encoded by the coding sequence GTGAAGGATAAGTTTGAGTTAGTCTCAAAATACTCTCCTCAAGGAGATCAACCGGCAGCAATTGAAATGCTGGTCGAAGGGATTAAGGAAGGCAAGGAAATGCAGACGTTATTGGGTGCAACGGGGACAGGGAAAACGTTCACCGTTTCCAATGTGATCCAAAGAATCAATAAACCGACTCTTGTCATTGCCCACAATAAAACGTTGGCAGGGCAGCTTTACAGTGAGTTCAAAGAGTTCTTCCCTAATAATGCCGTTGAATACTTCGTTAGCTATTATGATTATTACCAGCCAGAAGCTTATGTTCCATCCACGGATACCTTCATCGAAAAAGATGCAAGCATCAATGATGAAATCGATAAACTGCGTCACTCGGCAACTTCGTCTTTGTTCGAAAGGAAAGATGTCATCATCATTGCCAGTGTTTCGTGCATATATGGACTCGGTTCTCCTGAAGAGTACCGGGAGATGGTTGTTTCCCTCCGAACAGGCATGGAAATAGAACGGAATGCCTTGCTGCACAGACTCGTGGATATTCAATATGAGAGGAATGATATTGCTTTCCAAAGGGGGACTTTCCGCGTTCGCGGCGACGTGGTCGAAATTTTCCCGGCCTCACGTGATGAACATTGCGTACGGGTGGAGTTTTTCGGGGATGAGATTGACCGTATCCGTGAAGTCGATGCCCTGACTGGTGAAATTACTGGTGAACGTGAACATATCGCCATTTTCCCGGCTTCCCACTTCGTAACCCGCGAAGAGAAAATGCGGATAGCCATTCAAAATATCGAAACGGAATTGGAAGAGCGATTGAAGGAATTAAGGGAAGATGAAAAACTCCTTGAAGCACAGCGCTTGGAGCAGCGGACCCGTTATGATTTGGAAATGATGCGGGAAATGGGCTTTTGTTCAGGGATCGAGAACTATTCCCGCCATTTAACCCTTCGTCCCTCAGGTGCGACACCATACACTTTAATAGATTACTTTCCAGAGGACTTCCTATTGGTCGTGGATGAATCACACGTAACCCTTTCGCAAATCCGCGGAATGTTCAATGGCGATCAGGCGCGTAAGCAAGTGCTAGTCGATCATGGCTTCCGTCTGCCGTCTGCAAAAGATAACCGCCCGCTAAGATTTGAAGAATTTGAAAAAAAGGTCCATCAATCCATATTCGTTTCGGCAACTCCGGGACCATATGAACTCGAACATACGCCAGAAATGGTTCAGCAGATCATCCGTCCTACCGGATTGCTGGATCCGACGGTAGAAGTGAGGCCTATTGAAGGGCAGATAGATGACTTGATCGGTGAAATACATGAGCGCGTCAAAAAGAACGAGCGTGTGCTCATTACGACCTTGACGAAAAAGATGTCTGAAGATTTAACTGATTATTTAAAGGAAATCGGCATTAAGGTCCAATATCTTCATTCGGAAGTGAAGACCTTGGAAAGGATAGAAATCATTCGGGAACTTCGAATGGGCAAATATGATGTACTCGTTGGAATCAATCTTTTAAGGGAAGGCCTGGATATTCCGGAAGTGTCGTTAGTGACCATTCTGGATGCCGATAAAGAAGGGTTCCTTCGCTCGGAACGTTCGCTTATTCAAACGATGGGCCGTGCAGCCCGTAATTCCAACGGCCACGTCATCATGTATGCAGACCGCATCACGAATTCGATGGAACTTGCCATCAATGAAACGAGCCGGCGTCGTGAAATCCAGGGAAATTATAATAAAGAGCATGGAATAATGCCTCAAACCATTCAAAAGGATATCCGTGACTCCATAAGGGCGACTCATGTAGCCGAAGAAAGCGAAGAGTATAAGGAAGACCTTGCACCAAGCCTCGCGAAGCTTCCTAAAAAAGAGCGTTTAAAAGTGATGGCAAGCATGGAAAAAGAAATGAAAGAAGCGGCAAAGGCACTGGACTTCGAGCGAGCTGCCGAGCTGCGTGATTTATTACTAGAGTTAAAAGCGGAAGGGTGA
- a CDS encoding MMPL family transporter — protein sequence MDESILGRLGRMMTGKTSRWVVIAVWIIAAIALTFTLPAVNDRTVNNAADLPEDSPSVVADELIKEEFPNSSGLPALLTWHREGGLTEADLAEIQYLSKELTDRPLTQQSFLPPLHEIPLPALQESVSEDGTTFVQPLFFKEKTETEILEKNLESINEAVSEHIGSDPFKVSTDSDELSLRVTGPVGISVDATGLFSGADFKLLLATVILVLVVLLLIYRSPLLAIIPLIGVGFAYIVTSPILGFMADHGWITVDSQAISIMTVLLFGAGTDYCLFLISHYRSELRNHESKRKAMIAAFKDSSGAIAMSGLTIVISLLTLLVAKYGAYHRFAVPFSLSILIMILAALTLVPALLSVFGRASFFPIVPRTPEMEEARARKKGKAVKKHKEGRIGNWIGHIVTTKPWTVILTCLIIFSVLAGYSSQIKYSYDILSSFPEDMNSREGYSVISDSYSPGELAPAKVVVDTDGEDIDLAPALEGMNIVESVADPVTSKSNKDLQSYEVTFNINPYDIDAIDSIPEIRTMAEKELKAANISSVDEKVWIGGQTATQFDKRDTVKSDEFMIIPIIIVLISLLLLAYLRSVTAMVYLMGTVILSFFAAMGLGWIILHYFMGVDAIEGTIPLYSFVFLVALGEDYNIFMVSSIWRKKETMPIKQAIRKGVAETSGVITSAGIILAATFSVLATLPIQVLVQFGLITALGVLMDTFIVRPFLVPAITALLGRHAFWPSKVTNQEEKEHAN from the coding sequence TTGGACGAATCAATATTAGGAAGACTTGGCAGGATGATGACCGGAAAAACCAGTCGTTGGGTTGTCATTGCTGTGTGGATAATTGCAGCAATCGCATTAACCTTCACATTGCCTGCCGTTAATGATCGAACAGTAAATAATGCCGCAGACTTGCCTGAAGACTCACCTTCAGTCGTGGCTGATGAACTTATTAAAGAAGAGTTTCCTAACTCCTCTGGATTACCTGCCCTACTTACATGGCATCGGGAAGGTGGACTGACAGAAGCCGACTTGGCCGAAATCCAGTACCTTTCCAAAGAACTGACAGATAGACCATTGACACAGCAATCTTTTTTACCGCCGCTCCATGAAATTCCGTTGCCTGCTCTTCAAGAATCGGTTTCAGAAGATGGAACGACTTTCGTACAGCCGCTTTTCTTTAAAGAAAAGACCGAGACTGAAATTCTCGAAAAAAATCTTGAGAGCATTAATGAAGCCGTATCGGAACACATTGGATCGGACCCATTCAAGGTCTCGACGGATTCAGATGAATTATCCCTTCGAGTGACAGGTCCTGTAGGGATATCCGTCGATGCAACGGGTTTATTTTCAGGTGCAGATTTCAAATTGCTATTAGCGACAGTAATACTTGTACTTGTCGTGTTATTACTCATTTACCGCTCCCCGCTTTTAGCCATCATTCCTCTAATCGGAGTTGGCTTCGCCTATATTGTCACGAGCCCGATCCTTGGATTCATGGCAGATCATGGTTGGATTACAGTCGATTCACAGGCCATTTCAATCATGACCGTATTATTATTCGGTGCCGGAACGGATTATTGTCTATTTTTAATTTCTCACTACAGAAGTGAATTAAGAAATCATGAAAGCAAACGGAAAGCCATGATCGCCGCATTTAAAGATTCATCAGGCGCCATTGCGATGAGCGGCCTTACGATCGTCATCTCCCTGCTAACATTGCTTGTAGCCAAATACGGAGCCTACCACCGTTTCGCTGTACCATTCAGCTTGTCCATTTTAATCATGATACTGGCAGCTTTAACACTTGTACCGGCATTGCTTTCTGTATTCGGAAGGGCTTCGTTCTTCCCAATCGTTCCGCGTACACCAGAAATGGAAGAAGCACGGGCAAGGAAAAAGGGAAAAGCCGTCAAAAAGCATAAAGAAGGACGCATCGGTAACTGGATTGGACATATCGTCACAACCAAGCCATGGACCGTCATTCTTACATGCCTGATCATTTTCAGTGTTTTAGCTGGATATTCTTCACAAATAAAATATTCATATGATATTCTCTCTTCCTTCCCTGAAGATATGAACTCCCGTGAAGGCTATTCTGTCATTTCCGACTCGTACTCACCTGGCGAACTGGCACCGGCCAAAGTGGTTGTCGATACGGATGGGGAAGATATCGATTTAGCGCCGGCATTAGAGGGGATGAATATTGTTGAAAGTGTTGCCGATCCAGTCACAAGTAAATCCAATAAAGATCTGCAATCCTATGAGGTCACATTCAACATCAACCCATATGATATCGATGCCATTGATTCCATTCCGGAAATCCGCACAATGGCGGAGAAAGAATTGAAGGCCGCCAATATATCTTCCGTCGATGAAAAGGTTTGGATTGGCGGGCAAACTGCGACGCAATTCGATAAAAGGGATACCGTAAAATCCGATGAATTCATGATCATCCCGATCATCATCGTCCTGATTTCCTTGCTCCTTTTAGCCTACTTGCGATCTGTGACAGCGATGGTGTATTTAATGGGGACAGTCATTCTCTCATTCTTTGCAGCTATGGGCTTAGGTTGGATAATCCTGCACTATTTCATGGGTGTCGATGCCATAGAGGGGACAATTCCACTTTATTCTTTTGTATTCCTGGTTGCACTTGGAGAAGATTATAACATTTTCATGGTTTCAAGCATTTGGCGTAAGAAAGAAACAATGCCCATCAAGCAGGCCATCAGAAAAGGCGTTGCCGAAACTAGCGGTGTCATCACATCCGCCGGAATAATCTTGGCAGCCACTTTTTCCGTTCTTGCCACACTTCCGATTCAAGTATTGGTTCAATTCGGGCTCATTACTGCTCTTGGTGTGTTAATGGATACATTCATTGTGCGCCCGTTCCTTGTTCCTGCGATCACCGCCCTACTTGGCCGCCATGCATTTTGGCCGAGTAAAGTGACCAATCAGGAAGAGAAAGAACATGCCAATTAA
- a CDS encoding DUF4097 family beta strand repeat-containing protein gives MQEERKKILEMIQDGKLSAEEAMGLLEELDKASQESEAKEQKLQNELSTVVVDKKSEGSTQDTFKKNIQSSKEKIIDFVESAFKKIKETDLDFNFGKSVEVSHIFQHDHDFLNVVDVDIANGKIKIAAWDHNDVRVECQAKVYRVEDIEEARRNFLEEVDFTIENGKLKFKVREKSIKVDTIMYIPRKEYEDIHVRMFNGAITTESLKSENLKAKTANGAIHIMQGTGESCELETGNGLITISDTNFNDLEAETLNGPINADGYFKKLDVQTFNGEIICTNSGMDCDSIHAKSVTGKVQLTLPPGKAIEGELKSNLGSFNVTLEGMTIIEEKSDVVQKVLKFKTVKEEVPVLHVFAETKTAAITVS, from the coding sequence ATGCAGGAGGAAAGAAAGAAGATTTTAGAAATGATTCAGGATGGAAAGTTATCAGCGGAAGAAGCCATGGGCCTATTGGAAGAATTAGATAAAGCCAGTCAGGAAAGTGAAGCTAAAGAGCAGAAATTGCAAAATGAATTATCGACGGTAGTCGTGGATAAGAAAAGCGAAGGAAGCACTCAGGATACGTTTAAGAAGAATATCCAGTCATCGAAAGAAAAGATTATTGATTTCGTTGAAAGTGCTTTTAAGAAAATCAAAGAAACGGACCTAGATTTCAATTTCGGGAAATCTGTGGAGGTCAGTCATATTTTCCAGCATGATCATGATTTCCTGAATGTTGTTGATGTAGATATAGCAAATGGGAAAATAAAAATCGCCGCATGGGACCATAATGATGTCCGGGTTGAATGCCAAGCTAAGGTATACCGTGTGGAAGATATAGAAGAAGCCAGGAGAAACTTTTTAGAAGAGGTCGATTTTACGATTGAAAATGGAAAATTGAAGTTCAAGGTTCGTGAAAAATCCATAAAGGTTGATACGATCATGTACATTCCAAGGAAGGAATATGAGGACATTCATGTAAGGATGTTCAATGGAGCAATCACGACTGAATCATTGAAATCAGAGAACCTTAAAGCGAAAACGGCGAATGGTGCCATTCATATCATGCAGGGTACGGGTGAATCGTGTGAGCTTGAAACAGGTAATGGGTTGATCACCATTTCAGATACCAACTTTAATGACTTGGAAGCCGAGACCCTGAATGGACCGATTAATGCCGATGGGTACTTCAAGAAATTGGATGTCCAAACTTTCAATGGGGAAATCATCTGTACGAATTCAGGGATGGATTGCGATTCGATCCATGCTAAGTCAGTCACTGGAAAAGTCCAGCTGACCCTGCCACCAGGTAAGGCGATCGAAGGAGAGTTGAAATCAAATTTAGGAAGCTTTAATGTTACTTTGGAAGGGATGACCATCATCGAAGAGAAAAGTGATGTGGTTCAGAAGGTCCTTAAGTTTAAGACGGTTAAAGAAGAGGTTCCTGTGCTTCATGTCTTTGCAGAAACCAAGACTGCAGCGATAACGGTTTCCTGA
- the hprK gene encoding HPr(Ser) kinase/phosphatase, which yields MAKVRTKDIVEAFGLELISGEEGINRPIVTSDLSRPGLEIAGFFDYYPADRVQLLGMTEMSFFNRLNEPDRIQRMEELCRDFTPGIIITRGQEVPIELIEASERESVPVMRSSMKTTRLYSRLTNFLESRLAPTTAVHGVLVDIYGLGVLITGKSGVGKSETALELVKRGHRLVADDCVEIRQEDQDTLVGNAPDLIEHLLEIRGLGIINVMTLFGAGAVRSNKKISIVINLELWEKNKQYDRVGLDEEKMKIIDTEVTKITVPVRPGRNLAVIIEVAAMNYRLKRMGVNAAEQFSDRLNHAIADPEHDEF from the coding sequence ATGGCAAAAGTCCGTACAAAGGATATAGTAGAAGCGTTCGGTCTAGAACTTATCAGTGGGGAAGAAGGAATTAACCGACCAATCGTAACGAGTGATTTATCTCGTCCCGGACTTGAAATAGCCGGTTTTTTTGATTATTATCCCGCGGATAGAGTACAGCTTTTAGGTATGACGGAGATGTCCTTTTTTAATCGGTTGAATGAACCGGATCGAATACAGAGGATGGAAGAGTTATGCAGGGACTTTACTCCAGGCATCATCATTACGCGTGGTCAGGAAGTGCCGATAGAGTTGATCGAAGCTTCTGAGCGGGAATCGGTTCCTGTGATGAGATCTAGTATGAAGACAACAAGGTTATACAGCCGTCTGACCAATTTCCTTGAAAGCAGGTTGGCACCAACCACTGCTGTTCATGGTGTATTGGTGGATATCTATGGGTTAGGGGTGTTGATCACCGGGAAAAGCGGAGTCGGTAAAAGTGAGACAGCCTTGGAATTAGTGAAACGGGGTCATCGTCTCGTAGCCGATGATTGCGTCGAAATCAGGCAGGAAGACCAAGATACGCTAGTCGGGAATGCACCGGATTTAATCGAACATCTTCTTGAAATAAGAGGATTGGGAATCATTAATGTAATGACACTTTTTGGAGCTGGTGCAGTTCGGAGCAATAAAAAGATCTCAATCGTCATCAATCTGGAACTATGGGAAAAAAACAAGCAGTATGACCGGGTTGGTCTTGATGAAGAAAAAATGAAAATCATCGATACGGAAGTGACGAAAATTACCGTTCCTGTCCGTCCAGGGCGAAATTTAGCCGTTATCATTGAAGTGGCAGCCATGAATTACCGCCTGAAACGAATGGGAGTAAATGCTGCAGAACAGTTTTCAGATCGCTTGAACCATGCCATTGCAGATCCGGAACATGATGAATTTTAA